In Sedimentibacter sp. MB31-C6, one genomic interval encodes:
- a CDS encoding ABC transporter ATP-binding protein produces MNDKESNILLDIKNLHTYFFTDNGVVKSVDKVDITLKKGSTLGIVGESGSGKSVTALSVMNLLMGTKGKVVDGSIHLDGKDILNISEEEKRKLRGSEIAMIFQEPMTSLNPVLKIGDQISEAIIQHFKVSKKEAIDRTIDMLEKISIPRAKKIINEYPFQLSGGMRQRIMIAMALVCNPKVLIADEPTTALDVTIQAQILELMNDLKKIVGTSVLFITHDLGVIAEICDEVVVMYCGRVVESGDVLSIFKNPKHPYTKGLLKSIPKLGQHVKVLDSIPGNVPNPKYMPKGCKFEPRCANAMPICSEEEPPFFNYTNGQKSRCWLCKKEYGGDK; encoded by the coding sequence ATGAATGATAAAGAATCTAATATATTATTGGATATAAAAAATCTACATACCTATTTTTTTACTGACAATGGAGTTGTCAAGTCTGTAGATAAAGTTGATATTACTTTAAAAAAGGGTTCTACTCTTGGCATTGTAGGTGAATCTGGTAGTGGTAAAAGTGTAACAGCCTTGTCTGTTATGAATTTATTAATGGGCACAAAGGGAAAAGTAGTAGATGGCAGCATACATTTAGATGGAAAAGATATTTTAAATATATCTGAAGAAGAAAAAAGAAAACTTCGTGGAAGTGAAATTGCTATGATATTTCAAGAACCAATGACATCATTAAATCCTGTTCTAAAAATAGGCGATCAAATATCAGAAGCAATAATTCAACATTTCAAAGTAAGCAAAAAAGAAGCAATTGATAGAACTATAGATATGCTTGAAAAAATAAGTATTCCAAGGGCAAAAAAAATTATAAATGAATATCCATTTCAACTTTCAGGGGGTATGAGGCAAAGAATTATGATTGCTATGGCTTTAGTGTGCAATCCAAAGGTTCTTATTGCTGACGAACCTACAACTGCGTTAGATGTTACAATACAAGCTCAGATACTTGAGCTTATGAATGACCTTAAAAAAATTGTAGGGACTTCTGTATTGTTCATAACACATGATCTTGGTGTTATTGCTGAAATCTGTGATGAGGTAGTGGTGATGTATTGTGGTCGTGTAGTTGAAAGTGGAGATGTACTTTCAATATTTAAAAATCCTAAGCACCCTTATACAAAAGGGTTACTTAAGTCGATACCTAAATTGGGACAACATGTTAAGGTTTTAGATTCAATACCTGGAAATGTACCTAATCCAAAATATATGCCTAAAGGATGTAAATTTGAACCTAGGTGTGCAAATGCGATGCCCATATGCAGTGAAGAAGAACCTCCTTTCTTCAATTATACAAATGGCCAAAAAAGTCGTTGCTGGCTATGTAAAAAGGAATATGGAGGTGATAAGTAA
- a CDS encoding ABC transporter permease subunit has product MEKSEKQDIRTPFAEFLMKFKRQKTAIVALLFILILVILSIFGEMIVPYGVDEFDYNNVLQGPTKEHLFGTDEFGRDIFSRVILGARISLAVGLSSVTVGAIVGTILGLLSGYYGGIIDSIIMRISDTLFAFPGVILAIGIMAILGPGIFNVVIAVAIFSAPSFARIVRSSTLAQKESVYVQAAKNLGASDARILIKHILPGAMSNIIVYYTMNIGSSILTASSLSFLGMGAAAPSPEWGLQLSTGRAYVGLNWHMTFFPGFAIFLTVLSFNLLGDGLRDALDPKLIQ; this is encoded by the coding sequence ATGGAAAAAAGTGAAAAACAAGACATTAGAACTCCTTTCGCAGAGTTTTTAATGAAGTTTAAAAGGCAAAAAACAGCGATTGTTGCGTTATTGTTTATATTGATTCTAGTTATATTATCGATTTTTGGGGAAATGATTGTCCCTTATGGAGTAGATGAATTTGATTATAATAACGTTCTACAAGGACCTACAAAAGAGCATTTGTTTGGTACAGATGAATTTGGAAGGGATATATTTAGCAGGGTTATTCTTGGTGCAAGAATATCATTGGCAGTTGGGTTATCCTCTGTTACTGTTGGAGCTATAGTAGGAACAATTTTAGGGTTATTAAGTGGATATTATGGAGGTATTATTGACAGCATAATTATGAGGATATCAGATACACTATTTGCTTTTCCAGGTGTTATATTAGCAATTGGAATTATGGCAATCCTAGGGCCTGGTATATTTAATGTAGTTATTGCTGTAGCAATATTTAGTGCTCCATCATTTGCAAGAATTGTTAGAAGTAGCACTCTTGCACAAAAAGAATCAGTTTATGTTCAAGCGGCAAAGAATTTAGGAGCAAGTGATGCGAGAATATTAATTAAACATATTCTTCCAGGAGCTATGTCTAATATAATTGTGTATTATACAATGAACATTGGTTCATCTATATTAACTGCTTCAAGTTTAAGCTTTTTAGGAATGGGAGCTGCCGCACCTAGTCCAGAATGGGGTCTTCAGTTAAGTACAGGAAGAGCTTACGTAGGTTTAAACTGGCATATGACATTTTTCCCAGGTTTTGCAATTTTCTTAACTGTGCTTTCTTTTAATTTGCTTGGAGATGGATTAAGAGATGCGCTTGACCCTAAATTGATACAGTAG
- a CDS encoding ABC transporter permease subunit has protein sequence MLRYFIKRLLAVIPTIILISIFVFMFVRFIPGDPARRVAGPDATLEDVEMIRESLGLNKPVIDQYKDYMLGLLKGDMGDSLKTKRPVSYEIGLRYMNTVKLTVASLFWSVLFGVFIGVFSGKNRSKWQDYAGMTFAVSGISIPSFWLGLILIDIIAVKLNLLPTVGSGSIKHLILPSITLGASVAAIIARFTRSSIIEVLKEDYIRTARAKGLKENKVLWKHVFRNSMMSVVTVVGLQFGFLLGGSVVTESVFAYSGLGSLLIDSVNFRDYPMIQSLILIFSLHFVLINLLVDLIYAALNPEIQLQ, from the coding sequence ATGCTACGTTATTTTATTAAAAGACTTTTAGCAGTAATTCCAACTATAATTTTAATTTCTATATTTGTATTTATGTTTGTAAGATTTATACCAGGCGATCCGGCAAGAAGAGTAGCAGGACCAGATGCAACATTAGAAGATGTAGAAATGATTAGAGAATCCCTTGGCTTAAACAAACCTGTAATCGATCAATATAAGGATTACATGTTAGGTTTATTAAAGGGAGATATGGGAGATTCCTTAAAAACAAAAAGACCAGTATCATATGAAATTGGTTTACGATATATGAACACAGTAAAATTAACTGTTGCAAGTTTGTTTTGGTCTGTTTTATTTGGCGTTTTCATTGGAGTATTCTCAGGCAAAAACAGATCTAAATGGCAAGATTATGCAGGTATGACATTCGCTGTATCTGGTATATCAATACCATCATTTTGGTTAGGATTAATTTTAATAGATATTATTGCAGTTAAATTAAATTTGCTTCCAACAGTTGGTTCAGGTAGTATCAAACATTTAATTCTGCCTTCAATAACATTAGGGGCTAGTGTTGCTGCAATTATAGCAAGATTTACAAGATCATCAATAATAGAAGTTTTAAAAGAGGATTATATTAGAACTGCTAGAGCAAAAGGTTTAAAAGAAAATAAAGTACTTTGGAAACATGTTTTTAGAAATTCAATGATGTCTGTTGTAACAGTAGTTGGATTACAGTTTGGATTTTTGTTAGGCGGGTCAGTTGTTACTGAATCAGTATTTGCATATTCAGGATTAGGAAGTCTTTTGATTGATTCAGTAAATTTTAGAGATTATCCAATGATTCAATCATTGATTTTAATTTTTTCATTACATTTTGTTTTAATTAATTTGTTGGTAGATTTGATTTATGCGGCTTTAAATCCTGAGATACAATTACAATAG
- a CDS encoding glutathione ABC transporter substrate-binding protein, translated as MKRKLLSFLSVILIMGMVLVGCSNPQETSEVPNTSETETPNKTAKTDIVIATAADFITMDPADANDTLSGSAQKTMMEGLFGFDKDMKVIPLLAESYTANDDATEFTIKLREGVKFSDGVDWNADAAIVNLDRLADQTQGLKRNSLFKLISKNEKVDEYTIKITLSEPFGAMINTLAHPAGLMVSPKALEEYGKEVSQHPVGTGRYVFKEWKPGENLTVTANQDYWGGAPEFTSITFKPVVENGTRIAMLQSGDADFIFPVPTEQIESLRSNDELTVTTIPSIIVRYVTLNTEKEPFNDVKVRQALNYAIDKEAYSNVVYNGFTAPMDSLIAPNVQYYSAQTPYDYDVEKAKSLLKEAGYEDGFEVKLWSNNTTTNIKASQFIKQQLSLVGITVNVENMEVGTLDQNITGYAEGTPGKDVGVEMYLIGWSPSTGDADWGLRPLAASESFPPVSYNIAYYSNPEFDKEIQAALATADPEKREEAYVKAQKIVWEDAPMIFFTVDETSFASRNNVSGILTTPDGSLDVTNGRVVQ; from the coding sequence ATGAAAAGAAAGTTATTATCATTTTTAAGTGTAATTTTAATTATGGGTATGGTTCTGGTTGGTTGTTCAAATCCTCAAGAAACATCAGAAGTACCTAACACTTCAGAAACAGAAACACCAAATAAAACTGCTAAAACAGATATAGTTATAGCAACTGCTGCTGATTTTATTACAATGGATCCCGCTGATGCTAATGATACATTATCAGGTTCAGCACAAAAAACAATGATGGAAGGATTATTTGGATTTGACAAAGATATGAAAGTAATTCCTTTATTAGCTGAAAGCTATACAGCTAATGATGACGCTACTGAATTTACTATTAAATTAAGAGAAGGTGTAAAATTCAGTGATGGAGTTGATTGGAATGCAGATGCAGCTATTGTTAATTTAGATAGGCTTGCTGATCAAACTCAAGGACTTAAGAGGAATAGTTTATTTAAACTTATCTCTAAAAATGAAAAAGTAGATGAATATACTATTAAAATTACTTTAAGTGAGCCATTTGGTGCAATGATTAATACATTAGCACATCCAGCAGGTTTAATGGTAAGTCCAAAAGCTCTTGAGGAATATGGAAAAGAAGTATCTCAACATCCTGTAGGTACTGGTAGATATGTATTTAAGGAATGGAAACCAGGTGAAAATTTAACAGTAACAGCTAATCAAGATTATTGGGGTGGGGCGCCTGAGTTTACTTCAATTACATTTAAACCTGTTGTAGAAAATGGTACAAGAATAGCAATGCTTCAATCGGGAGATGCTGATTTCATTTTCCCTGTTCCAACAGAGCAAATTGAAAGTTTAAGATCGAATGACGAACTTACAGTTACAACAATTCCATCAATAATAGTACGTTATGTCACTTTAAATACAGAAAAAGAACCTTTTAATGATGTAAAAGTTAGACAAGCCTTAAATTATGCTATTGATAAAGAGGCCTATAGTAACGTAGTATATAATGGTTTTACTGCACCGATGGATTCTTTGATAGCTCCAAATGTACAGTATTATAGTGCTCAAACACCATATGATTACGATGTTGAAAAAGCTAAATCTTTATTAAAAGAAGCTGGATATGAAGATGGTTTTGAAGTAAAACTTTGGAGTAATAACACTACAACTAACATAAAAGCAAGTCAATTTATTAAACAACAATTATCATTAGTTGGAATCACAGTAAATGTTGAAAATATGGAAGTTGGAACTTTGGATCAAAATATTACAGGATATGCAGAAGGAACTCCTGGTAAAGATGTAGGAGTTGAAATGTATCTTATAGGATGGTCACCTTCAACAGGTGATGCTGACTGGGGTTTAAGACCATTAGCAGCTTCAGAGTCATTCCCACCAGTATCATACAATATTGCATACTATAGCAATCCGGAATTTGATAAAGAAATACAAGCTGCTTTAGCTACTGCAGATCCAGAAAAAAGAGAAGAAGCATATGTTAAAGCACAAAAAATTGTTTGGGAAGATGCTCCAATGATATTTTTCACTGTTGATGAAACATCTTTTGCTTCTAGAAATAATGTAAGTGGAATACTTACAACTCCGGATGGGTCTTTAGACGTAACGAATGGAAGAGTTGTACAATAG
- a CDS encoding efflux RND transporter periplasmic adaptor subunit, which produces MKIKKKYFIIAIFIILGLVIAISVFTKEKESYEGQTTTVGLGTIQKTIEETGSVYSKRINTFYSDMSQKVEVLNVKVGDKVKKGDVILTYESNFELEIERANKQVEAITAEYNESAKGADFQEVSNIKLNINTIENNLDFARSNFDKIKTLYENNVVSQVDYEEAENNVLLLENQLQEAKNNYDQILQGVSSNVKRQYEAQIEEIMVQIKILEKNLEQTSIIAEFDGVVTELNVHQGSMTQTGVPVVEIQDESNLGIYVEILAEDAHEITDEMPFIIMNGDEIDEELIVNRIYPKAQSKVSDLGVEQKRIRIEADLKENNNLKIGTDVDIVIVIEEKNNVLLIDRDAVYEKSHKEYVTLINGTEEIETEIITGLKGDKNVEVISGLKENDIVLIEY; this is translated from the coding sequence ATGAAGATTAAAAAAAAGTATTTCATAATAGCAATATTTATAATTTTAGGACTTGTTATTGCAATATCAGTATTTACAAAAGAAAAGGAATCATATGAAGGACAGACAACAACTGTAGGATTGGGTACTATTCAAAAAACCATTGAAGAAACAGGTTCAGTTTATTCTAAAAGAATTAATACGTTTTATTCAGATATGAGTCAGAAGGTGGAAGTTCTTAATGTTAAAGTTGGTGATAAAGTTAAAAAAGGTGATGTGATTTTAACTTATGAAAGTAATTTTGAATTAGAAATCGAAAGAGCTAATAAGCAAGTTGAAGCAATTACAGCAGAATATAACGAATCAGCTAAAGGTGCAGATTTTCAAGAAGTATCTAATATTAAGCTAAATATTAATACAATAGAGAATAATTTAGATTTTGCAAGAAGTAATTTTGATAAAATAAAGACTTTATATGAAAATAATGTAGTAAGTCAAGTGGATTATGAAGAGGCAGAAAATAATGTGTTACTACTAGAAAATCAATTGCAAGAAGCAAAAAATAATTATGACCAAATCTTGCAAGGTGTATCATCTAATGTAAAAAGGCAATATGAAGCTCAAATTGAGGAAATTATGGTACAAATAAAAATATTGGAAAAGAACTTAGAACAAACTTCAATTATAGCAGAATTTGATGGAGTTGTAACTGAATTAAATGTACATCAAGGTAGTATGACGCAAACAGGAGTGCCTGTTGTAGAGATACAAGATGAAAGTAATCTTGGTATATATGTAGAAATATTAGCAGAAGATGCACATGAAATAACTGATGAAATGCCATTTATAATAATGAATGGTGATGAAATAGATGAAGAATTGATAGTAAATAGAATTTATCCTAAGGCACAATCTAAAGTTTCTGACCTTGGTGTTGAACAAAAACGAATAAGAATAGAAGCAGATTTAAAGGAAAACAACAATCTTAAAATTGGAACAGATGTAGATATTGTAATAGTAATAGAAGAAAAAAATAATGTACTACTTATTGATAGAGATGCCGTATATGAAAAATCTCATAAAGAATATGTAACACTAATCAATGGAACAGAAGAAATAGAAACAGAAATTATAACGGGTCTTAAGGGTGATAAAAATGTAGAGGTAATATCAGGATTAAAAGAAAATGATATTGTTTTAATAGAATATTGA
- a CDS encoding ABC transporter permease, translated as MKKLDKRLFRMIRSTKGQYIAVLAIVITGLFVFTAVNNSALNLKDSLNEYYEETNFSDIFVTAVSIPEKLESSLIGESDIKEAEARLVFDTSFITEDDDEKVNIRAVSVNKNENKLNKLFVKSGKRELSEKDIIVIEQFATARNINLGDKVKLQINGREYTFNVSAIASSSEYVYIMENEQTLLPDPESFGIVFIEEDYLRKIYGANGNYNEIIININDMDNLDQTVDYLEDNLEKYGVKRVIKKDEQLSNNMMSQEIDGLEMMSQSIPVVFLVFAGIMLSSMLSRIVKKDRTSIGILKALGFTNSEIIIHYLKYAASIGIIGGLIGSLLGTALSSVMTNYYLVFFNIPMLTIKVYYNRIITSVILSLLFCIMSGFWGIRGIIKINPAESMKPESPKKGKRIIIENMKFIWNYVPFSWKMVLRNIFREKKKFAFIGAAVAITCGMLIMTIWMIDIIDIMFNRHYSEFMKVEYNINFTGFQDENVKKEVAKQVNVTDMEGRIELPFEIENGRKSKIVNIIGLQNNSVFYGFQDLKGNDLKIPSEGILISSNLADSLNVNIGDEVFVKNFLPNKDDSYVTVKGIVKQSLGINGYMNMDYMNSRFLDKGIINGIYLNSNDDVSKKLDDMNNINTIQSQEDMKGMFEEFTTITAVSMSFMVVFSGLLGFIIVYSMTLMSINERTLEFSSLRVMGFTKNEIFNMLIRENMIMSFIGIIIGIPLGLWLIDYMGKSFSTDVYTMNEPVAASGVIISIFLTIVFLIMAQYLTYTKINKLDFMQALKNRIS; from the coding sequence ATGAAAAAGCTTGATAAAAGACTTTTCAGAATGATAAGAAGTACTAAAGGTCAATATATAGCAGTTTTAGCTATAGTTATAACTGGTTTATTTGTATTTACAGCTGTAAATAATTCCGCACTTAATTTGAAGGACTCACTAAATGAATATTATGAAGAAACAAATTTTTCAGATATTTTTGTAACTGCTGTCAGTATTCCTGAAAAACTTGAGAGTAGTTTAATAGGGGAATCTGATATAAAAGAAGCTGAAGCAAGGCTTGTTTTTGATACATCATTTATCACTGAAGACGATGATGAAAAAGTAAATATAAGAGCTGTTTCTGTAAATAAAAATGAAAATAAGTTAAATAAGTTGTTTGTTAAATCAGGTAAAAGAGAATTATCAGAAAAGGACATAATTGTAATTGAGCAATTTGCAACAGCTAGAAATATTAACTTGGGAGATAAAGTGAAACTTCAGATAAATGGTAGGGAGTATACATTTAATGTATCTGCAATTGCATCTAGCTCAGAATATGTTTATATTATGGAAAATGAGCAAACTTTACTTCCGGATCCTGAAAGTTTTGGAATAGTATTTATAGAAGAAGATTATTTAAGAAAAATATATGGTGCAAATGGAAATTACAATGAAATAATTATAAACATAAATGATATGGATAATTTAGACCAAACTGTTGATTATCTAGAAGACAATTTAGAGAAATACGGAGTAAAAAGAGTAATAAAAAAAGATGAACAATTAAGCAATAATATGATGAGTCAGGAAATTGATGGGCTAGAAATGATGTCTCAATCTATTCCTGTAGTATTTTTAGTATTTGCTGGAATCATGTTATCTTCTATGCTCTCAAGAATTGTAAAAAAAGATAGAACTTCTATAGGAATTTTAAAAGCCTTAGGATTTACAAACAGTGAAATAATTATACATTATTTAAAATATGCTGCTTCTATAGGAATTATAGGCGGACTTATAGGGTCATTATTAGGAACTGCCTTATCCAGTGTAATGACTAACTATTATTTGGTATTTTTTAATATTCCTATGCTTACAATTAAAGTTTATTATAATCGTATTATAACTTCGGTTATTTTATCATTGTTATTCTGTATAATGTCTGGATTCTGGGGAATTCGAGGAATAATAAAAATTAATCCAGCAGAATCTATGAAACCAGAATCTCCCAAGAAGGGGAAAAGAATTATTATAGAAAATATGAAATTTATTTGGAATTATGTACCTTTTTCTTGGAAAATGGTATTAAGAAATATTTTCAGAGAAAAGAAAAAGTTTGCTTTTATTGGAGCAGCTGTAGCGATTACTTGTGGCATGTTAATTATGACTATATGGATGATTGATATAATAGATATAATGTTTAACAGGCATTATAGTGAATTTATGAAGGTAGAATATAATATAAACTTTACAGGATTTCAAGATGAAAATGTAAAAAAAGAAGTTGCGAAACAAGTTAATGTAACGGATATGGAAGGTAGAATTGAATTGCCATTTGAAATAGAAAATGGAAGGAAATCTAAAATTGTTAACATAATAGGACTACAAAATAACTCTGTATTTTATGGTTTTCAAGATTTGAAAGGAAATGATTTAAAAATTCCCTCTGAAGGAATTCTAATTTCTTCAAATTTAGCAGATTCTTTAAATGTTAATATTGGGGATGAAGTATTCGTAAAAAATTTCTTACCCAATAAAGATGACAGTTATGTAACTGTTAAAGGAATTGTAAAACAAAGTTTAGGAATTAATGGATATATGAACATGGATTACATGAACAGTAGGTTTTTGGATAAAGGTATAATTAACGGTATCTATCTTAATTCAAATGATGATGTTTCTAAAAAGTTAGATGATATGAATAACATTAATACAATTCAGTCCCAAGAAGATATGAAAGGTATGTTTGAAGAATTTACTACAATTACTGCTGTTTCTATGAGTTTTATGGTAGTGTTTTCTGGACTTTTAGGATTCATAATTGTATATAGCATGACTCTAATGAGTATAAATGAAAGAACTTTAGAATTTTCCTCGTTGCGTGTTATGGGATTTACTAAAAATGAAATTTTCAATATGCTGATAAGGGAAAATATGATTATGTCATTCATAGGAATCATTATAGGTATACCATTGGGTTTATGGCTTATTGATTATATGGGCAAGTCATTTTCTACAGACGTATATACAATGAATGAACCTGTTGCAGCTAGTGGAGTTATTATATCAATATTTTTAACAATAGTGTTTTTGATTATGGCACAATATTTGACTTATACGAAAATTAACAAGTTAGATTTTATGCAAGCACTTAAAAATAGAATATCATAA
- a CDS encoding ABC transporter ATP-binding protein produces the protein MMSKIVLKVENLSKYYQMGEVTVKALEDASFEVCKGEFIVILGPSGSGKSTLLNIIGGMDTPSSGKVYFNDELLTDMNDKGLTKYRRNKIGFVFQFYNLMATLTARENVELATEIGEDSIDIEEVMSSVGLGDRIDHFPSQMSGGEQQRVAIARAVAKNPQILLCDEPTGALDFETGISILKVLKDVNIKYKNTIIVITHNSSIAEMADRVIKMRSGKITEVVVNDDPISPERIEW, from the coding sequence ATAATGAGCAAAATAGTTTTAAAAGTTGAAAATTTAAGCAAATATTATCAAATGGGAGAAGTAACAGTAAAAGCTTTAGAAGATGCAAGTTTTGAAGTATGTAAAGGTGAGTTTATTGTTATATTAGGACCTAGTGGGTCTGGAAAAAGCACCTTATTAAATATAATTGGCGGAATGGATACACCTTCTAGTGGTAAAGTATATTTCAATGATGAGTTGTTGACAGATATGAATGATAAAGGACTAACGAAATATCGAAGAAATAAAATAGGTTTTGTATTTCAATTTTATAATCTTATGGCTACTTTAACAGCTAGAGAAAATGTAGAGCTAGCAACAGAAATTGGCGAAGATTCAATTGATATTGAAGAAGTTATGTCTTCTGTAGGGTTAGGAGATAGAATAGATCATTTTCCTTCACAAATGAGCGGTGGAGAACAACAGAGAGTTGCAATAGCAAGGGCAGTTGCTAAAAACCCTCAAATATTATTATGTGATGAACCAACTGGCGCATTAGATTTCGAAACAGGTATATCAATTCTAAAAGTTCTAAAGGATGTAAATATAAAATATAAGAATACAATAATAGTTATAACTCATAATTCTTCTATTGCAGAAATGGCAGATAGAGTTATAAAAATGCGAAGCGGAAAAATCACAGAAGTTGTAGTGAATGATGACCCTATTTCACCTGAAAGGATTGAGTGGTAA
- a CDS encoding TetR/AcrR family transcriptional regulator encodes MLDKSKKERILIASLEEFSEHGFEKASTDSISIKADVSKGLIFHYFGTKEKLYMTTINECVDDILDDLLFNYNKIDLQDTDLITILMKLMENKYNFFIKNPLHYKLVIKSFYNSPPKLKSELDKRYSELKEIGYNIMAEIIKNLSLKRDIDVNNVISIITAITNIIELKFTPYLTDDTANFKMYYEEMKEEYIKLMKIVMYGILNEQKDG; translated from the coding sequence ATGTTGGACAAATCAAAAAAAGAAAGAATACTTATAGCTAGTCTTGAAGAATTTTCTGAACATGGATTTGAAAAAGCAAGTACAGATAGTATTAGTATAAAAGCTGATGTATCTAAAGGATTGATATTTCATTATTTTGGTACTAAAGAAAAACTTTACATGACAACTATAAATGAATGTGTGGATGATATATTAGATGATTTATTATTTAATTACAATAAGATTGATTTGCAAGATACTGATTTGATAACAATACTTATGAAATTGATGGAGAATAAATATAATTTTTTCATAAAGAATCCTTTGCATTATAAGTTAGTAATAAAAAGTTTTTATAACTCTCCTCCAAAACTAAAATCAGAACTTGACAAAAGATATTCCGAATTAAAGGAGATAGGTTATAATATTATGGCTGAAATTATCAAAAATCTGTCATTGAAAAGAGATATTGATGTTAATAATGTTATTTCTATTATAACAGCAATTACTAATATAATTGAATTGAAATTCACACCATATTTAACAGATGATACTGCTAACTTTAAAATGTATTATGAAGAGATGAAAGAAGAATATATAAAGTTAATGAAAATTGTTATGTATGGAATATTAAATGAGCAAAAAGATGGCTAA
- a CDS encoding DUF1294 domain-containing protein — MDYIKYILMYLIFINVISFVLFYIDKWKAKKDRWRIKERTLHLTQFFGGSFGSIVAMFLFHHKTKKLKFVIITGVALIFNIFIIYQICSIGSGV; from the coding sequence ATGGATTATATAAAATATATTTTAATGTATTTGATTTTTATAAATGTAATATCTTTTGTATTATTTTATATAGATAAATGGAAAGCAAAAAAAGATAGATGGAGAATTAAGGAAAGGACTCTGCATTTAACTCAATTTTTTGGAGGCTCTTTTGGAAGTATCGTTGCAATGTTTCTGTTTCATCACAAAACTAAGAAACTCAAATTTGTTATTATTACGGGAGTAGCTTTAATATTCAATATCTTTATTATATATCAGATTTGTAGTATTGGGAGTGGAGTTTAA
- the trmB gene encoding tRNA (guanosine(46)-N7)-methyltransferase TrmB: protein MRLRYVPGQYEYLQQHSKAITEPEKRNYKLNDLFNNNNPIYIELGCGKGKFLRDNALQNPEINYIGFEKSVKVAYRCAKSVYENDPDNYYIVYSNGDIIKEVFNPKSIERIYLNFSDPWPKPSHYKRRMTHRNFLYVYKMVLTDSGEIHMKTDNNDLFEYSIKQFKEDNWDLILVTRDLHNSTYCQNNIMTEYEERFVNEGRPINKLIAKLKN, encoded by the coding sequence ATGAGATTGAGATATGTACCTGGCCAGTATGAGTATTTACAACAGCACAGCAAAGCAATTACTGAACCAGAAAAAAGAAATTATAAACTAAATGATTTATTTAATAATAATAATCCAATATACATTGAATTAGGGTGCGGTAAAGGAAAATTCTTAAGAGATAATGCACTACAAAATCCAGAAATAAATTATATTGGATTTGAAAAAAGCGTAAAAGTAGCATACAGATGTGCTAAATCTGTTTATGAAAATGATCCTGATAATTATTATATAGTTTATTCCAATGGTGATATTATAAAGGAAGTATTTAATCCTAAATCAATAGAAAGAATTTATTTAAATTTTTCCGACCCTTGGCCGAAACCATCTCATTATAAAAGAAGGATGACGCATAGAAATTTTCTTTATGTTTATAAAATGGTACTAACAGACAGTGGAGAGATTCATATGAAAACAGATAATAATGATTTATTTGAATATTCAATAAAACAATTTAAAGAAGATAACTGGGATTTGATTTTAGTAACGAGGGATTTACATAATAGTACTTATTGTCAAAATAATATTATGACTGAATATGAGGAGCGATTTGTTAATGAAGGTAGACCTATAAATAAACTTATTGCTAAATTAAAGAATTAG